The following proteins are encoded in a genomic region of Flammeovirga pectinis:
- a CDS encoding sugar phosphate isomerase/epimerase family protein, whose amino-acid sequence MNSRRTFLKQTSTSILGASLFPNSLFSMETPSKRYLDTIGLQLWTIRNEIAENPDRVLSLLKKLGYKQLEGMNIPQVVELKEKATANGLAIRSSFFQWTYLTNNWELANKKGISKIEGVNDFDTLLELAHKQGLSNLTFGYLFEEERSVEQFKKWADALNLAAEKCKPAGITLSYHNHQFEFIEEEGVTPFEILESRLDPSLVKFELDIFWLQAAGHSPLEMMKKLGNRVDLIHLKNIKSNTNYLHQPITNGQFVTLGNGIIDINKVVEQAAKQGVKYCFIEQDHSDQPLESVKESIEWLKKNT is encoded by the coding sequence ATGAACTCTCGACGCACTTTTTTAAAGCAAACTTCAACTTCCATTTTAGGGGCATCACTCTTTCCTAATTCTCTTTTCTCTATGGAAACACCTTCTAAACGGTACCTAGATACCATTGGTTTACAATTGTGGACTATTCGTAATGAAATTGCAGAAAACCCAGATAGAGTACTCAGTTTATTAAAAAAACTGGGGTACAAACAATTGGAAGGAATGAATATTCCCCAGGTAGTTGAATTAAAAGAGAAAGCAACCGCTAATGGTTTAGCTATTCGAAGTTCATTTTTTCAGTGGACGTATCTTACTAATAATTGGGAATTGGCCAATAAAAAGGGAATAAGTAAGATTGAAGGAGTAAATGATTTTGACACTCTACTTGAATTAGCTCATAAACAAGGATTATCTAACCTTACATTTGGTTATTTATTTGAAGAAGAACGTTCTGTAGAGCAATTTAAAAAATGGGCAGATGCATTAAATCTTGCAGCTGAAAAATGTAAACCTGCAGGTATTACACTTTCGTATCATAACCATCAATTTGAGTTTATTGAAGAGGAAGGTGTAACTCCTTTTGAAATTTTAGAAAGTAGGTTAGACCCGTCACTTGTTAAGTTTGAACTGGATATTTTTTGGTTACAAGCGGCAGGGCATTCTCCTTTGGAAATGATGAAAAAGTTAGGCAACAGAGTAGACTTAATTCATCTGAAAAATATAAAATCAAATACGAATTATTTACATCAACCTATTACTAATGGTCAGTTTGTAACCTTAGGAAATGGAATTATAGATATAAATAAAGTAGTAGAACAAGCTGCTAAACAAGGTGTGAAATATTGTTTTATTGAACAAGATCATTCTGATCAACCTTTAGAGAGCGTTAAAGAAAGTATTGAGTGGTTAAAAAAGAATACTTGA
- a CDS encoding TonB-dependent receptor, producing MKTYILNALFLIMSIPSLHAQTLKQVSGNIKDDLSKDPLVGAIVINQNTTSYTVSDASGNYSLAANASDIIEIKMLGYTTFSCIANDLKSTITLKQDDYVLNQVVVSASRAAQKREEAPMAITSIGTTMLEEAKPQSLEQVINKVPGVLMADLGSEQHMMAIRQPLSTKSLFLYLEDGLPIRPTGIFNHNALNEMNMTMAQNIEVIRGPASALYGSEAIGGAVNIITKIPSIVTSAKVQLRGDSYGYRRIDAIVEGTSDNGKLGVSVGGYSAKRENGYLDHSDFNKSIISAIVSYKLMESLKVTSNTTYMKYYSDMGSSLDSTSFYERDFTSLHNFTKREIELWRSTLTIDKTWNKNSKTIAKIFYRNNKMGQIPSYRIKNDWSNPSKAKGEVNESSFQSYGTVVQHNQNIPSLKTTIRIGASVDYSPTAFWANYIDVDRDESGKYIGYFNTDSVLTDYQTNLLNTGLYAQIEVNPIDRLFITAGVRSDHFKYDYSNNLDETAFSGAPNSINHFNAITPRIGITYTMANDLGFYANYSVGFMPPQVSELYRGVKVPSLAPSYYTNYEVGTWYSLPKGLGYVEAAYYYMQGENEIISVAQDDGSYVNENAGSTKHEGVEAALHLKPISQVFVRIGGAYASHTFDQFDTGKEDFSGNTMANAPNWIANMELTFKPKFLKGFRTSVEFQKVSDYYMDNQNTKKYDGYHLFNLRFGYQFSGFDTWINIMNLTDELYASRVSKSAWGENYSLGAPRTFQVGIGYTLSKKQ from the coding sequence ATGAAAACGTACATATTAAATGCTCTTTTTTTAATAATGAGCATACCTTCTCTTCACGCCCAAACTTTAAAGCAGGTTTCTGGGAATATAAAAGATGATTTATCAAAAGATCCATTAGTAGGCGCAATAGTTATTAATCAGAATACAACTTCTTATACAGTTTCTGATGCAAGTGGAAATTATAGTCTAGCGGCAAATGCTTCAGATATTATTGAAATAAAAATGCTTGGTTATACCACTTTTTCATGCATAGCAAATGATTTAAAATCTACTATCACCTTAAAACAAGATGATTATGTTTTAAATCAAGTAGTAGTTTCTGCGAGCAGAGCGGCTCAAAAAAGAGAAGAAGCTCCAATGGCAATTACATCTATTGGAACAACAATGCTAGAAGAGGCTAAACCTCAGTCTTTAGAACAAGTGATAAATAAAGTTCCAGGTGTTTTAATGGCAGATTTAGGTAGTGAACAACACATGATGGCTATTCGTCAGCCTTTGTCAACAAAAAGCTTGTTTCTTTATTTAGAAGATGGCTTACCCATTCGTCCAACAGGTATTTTTAACCACAATGCTTTAAATGAGATGAACATGACAATGGCTCAGAATATTGAAGTGATTAGAGGTCCTGCTTCTGCTTTATATGGTTCTGAAGCAATTGGGGGAGCAGTAAACATTATTACAAAAATACCCTCGATAGTTACCTCTGCAAAAGTACAGTTAAGAGGTGATTCTTATGGATATAGAAGAATTGATGCTATTGTGGAAGGAACTTCAGATAATGGGAAATTGGGTGTTAGTGTTGGAGGTTATTCAGCTAAAAGAGAAAATGGTTATTTGGACCATAGTGACTTCAATAAATCAATTATTTCGGCAATAGTAAGTTATAAGTTGATGGAAAGTTTAAAAGTGACTTCGAATACAACTTATATGAAATATTATTCTGATATGGGCTCTTCTTTAGATAGCACTTCATTTTATGAAAGAGATTTTACTTCACTTCATAACTTCACAAAAAGAGAAATAGAATTGTGGAGGTCGACTTTAACTATTGATAAAACTTGGAATAAGAACAGTAAGACCATTGCAAAGATATTTTATAGGAATAATAAAATGGGTCAAATTCCTAGTTATAGAATCAAAAATGATTGGTCTAATCCAAGTAAAGCAAAAGGAGAAGTTAACGAGAGCTCTTTTCAGAGTTATGGTACAGTAGTGCAGCATAATCAAAATATTCCTTCATTAAAAACGACAATAAGAATTGGTGCTAGTGTAGATTATAGCCCTACGGCTTTTTGGGCAAATTATATTGATGTAGATCGAGATGAAAGTGGAAAATATATAGGCTATTTCAATACAGATTCTGTATTAACTGACTATCAAACAAATTTATTGAATACAGGTTTGTATGCACAAATAGAAGTAAACCCAATTGATAGGTTGTTTATAACTGCTGGTGTTCGTTCAGATCATTTTAAATATGATTACAGTAATAATCTAGATGAAACAGCTTTTTCTGGTGCACCAAACTCTATTAACCATTTTAATGCTATTACTCCTAGAATAGGTATTACTTATACTATGGCGAATGATTTAGGTTTTTATGCAAATTATAGTGTAGGCTTTATGCCTCCTCAAGTTTCAGAATTATACAGAGGTGTAAAAGTACCATCATTAGCTCCTTCTTATTACACTAATTACGAAGTAGGTACTTGGTATTCTTTACCAAAGGGTTTAGGCTATGTAGAAGCAGCCTATTACTATATGCAAGGTGAAAATGAAATTATTTCAGTAGCACAAGACGATGGGTCTTATGTAAATGAAAATGCGGGGTCTACAAAACATGAAGGAGTAGAAGCAGCGCTACATTTGAAACCAATTTCTCAAGTTTTTGTAAGAATAGGAGGTGCGTATGCAAGTCATACTTTTGATCAATTTGATACAGGTAAAGAAGATTTCTCAGGAAATACAATGGCAAATGCCCCCAATTGGATTGCAAATATGGAATTAACTTTCAAGCCAAAATTTTTAAAAGGGTTTAGAACTTCTGTAGAGTTTCAGAAAGTGAGTGATTACTATATGGATAATCAAAACACAAAAAAATACGATGGGTATCACTTATTTAATTTACGTTTTGGTTACCAGTTTAGTGGCTTTGATACTTGGATAAATATCATGAACCTAACAGATGAACTGTATGCATCTAGAGTATCAAAGTCTGCTTGGGGAGAAAACTATTCTTTAGGCGCTCCACGTACTTTTCAGGTTGGAATAGGTTATACCTTAAGCAAAAAACAATAG
- a CDS encoding outer membrane beta-barrel protein: MKKSILFIAFNFMFISSALFAQDKTINVGVKGSAGMSGFSNNLGLSSDTRQSWEGGLMLRANIPNLPIYVQTELLYTNTGGTFELDNASQDLVLNKVEVPILLGGKMGIGNITARAYGGVVAQQIVKDNFSDISSDLNANEFSWGWQVGLGVDIKKFTVDTKYQQSANSVTNPGIDLQSQQFTVSVGYFIW; this comes from the coding sequence ATGAAAAAGTCAATTTTATTTATCGCCTTCAATTTCATGTTCATTTCTTCAGCATTATTTGCTCAAGACAAAACAATTAACGTAGGTGTAAAAGGCAGTGCAGGTATGTCAGGGTTCTCAAATAATCTAGGTCTCTCTTCAGATACAAGACAATCTTGGGAAGGTGGCTTAATGTTAAGAGCCAACATACCAAACTTACCAATCTATGTACAAACAGAACTTCTGTATACAAATACTGGAGGAACATTTGAGCTTGATAATGCATCTCAAGATTTAGTACTTAACAAAGTTGAAGTTCCAATTCTTTTAGGTGGTAAAATGGGTATAGGTAATATAACAGCTAGAGCATATGGTGGTGTAGTTGCACAACAAATTGTCAAAGATAATTTCAGCGATATTAGTAGTGATTTAAATGCAAATGAGTTTAGCTGGGGATGGCAAGTAGGTTTAGGTGTCGACATCAAAAAGTTTACTGTAGATACTAAATATCAACAAAGTGCAAATTCAGTTACAAACCCAGGTATTGATCTACAATCACAACAGTTTACGGTAAGTGTAGGTTACTTTATCTGGTAA
- a CDS encoding chromate transporter gives MEAFTIEAVQEYFDLFLVFCKIGFFSFGGGLAMVPLFVIEFQKQGWMTPDQFFDVLSLAQMTPGAIAVNSATYVGNDVGMEVGGRTGALIGGLFATSGLATPSVVCIVALSEILKKIKHNKYKQAFFFGIKPVTIALILFAGWKIAESTFFGVDFSDVHWGSIALCSIAAIIIKFYDKKVHPIALIAGSAIIGVLLF, from the coding sequence ATGGAAGCATTTACAATAGAAGCGGTTCAAGAATATTTCGATTTATTTTTAGTGTTCTGTAAAATAGGCTTTTTTAGTTTTGGAGGAGGTTTAGCAATGGTCCCTTTATTTGTAATAGAATTTCAGAAACAAGGATGGATGACTCCAGATCAGTTTTTTGATGTATTATCATTAGCACAGATGACACCCGGAGCAATTGCGGTAAACTCTGCAACATATGTTGGGAATGATGTAGGTATGGAAGTAGGAGGCAGAACTGGGGCATTAATTGGTGGTCTGTTTGCTACATCAGGTTTAGCTACTCCCTCTGTAGTTTGTATTGTTGCTTTGTCAGAAATTTTAAAAAAGATAAAGCATAATAAATACAAGCAAGCTTTTTTCTTTGGAATTAAACCTGTAACCATAGCATTGATATTATTTGCAGGATGGAAAATAGCAGAGAGTACATTTTTTGGAGTAGATTTTTCTGATGTACATTGGGGGAGTATTGCATTATGCAGCATTGCAGCAATAATTATCAAATTCTATGATAAAAAGGTGCATCCAATAGCTTTAATTGCAGGAAGTGCTATAATTGGTGTACTTCTATTTTAA
- a CDS encoding M16 family metallopeptidase: protein MTYKSIISSVLVTGAMLLGGCNTSPSSNSEFPYEFVKNDPLKTRIYTLDNGLKVYLSEYKDAPRIQTYIAVKAGGKNDPATSTGLAHYLEHIMFKGTSHFGTLDWNKEKVYLDSIEHMFNHYKTLTNDDERTEYYKKIDQVSNDASKLAIANEYDRMIGMIGASGTNAYTTEDRTVYVNNIPANELNRWLEIESDRFKEIVPRLFHTELEAVYEEKNRSLDSDQSKVFDTMFSAMFPNHPYGTQTVIGTIDDLKNPSITEIKKYFNQFYRPNNVAICLSGDLDPDKTIAMINKYFGSWKPGKIPEFKYTEEAPITKPIVKEVFGPQTAMVFMGYRMPGLKTDSRDLLKEQLCDMILANSSAGLIDLDLNQQQKVLNASSFVYPFNDYTIHTLYAIPRNGQTLEEAQGLLLEEIEKLKKGDFEDWLIEAIVNDFKKSEIKKLESNDARADQFVQAFSRDIKWENYIDNIDVMQSITKEEIVAFANDRYKENYVVVYKRNGEDPNKLKVDKPSITKVELNRGKESEFFKKIAAEKVNPLTPLFLDYNKDIEESKMNSNITVRYKKNVENDLFELYYIINIGKDTDPTLSSAIQYLEYLGTDKMTSAEIKQEFYKLGAGFSVNTSSDQVYVSLNGLTENMVPAMKLFEDLLNNAQADEGVLQNMVAIEEKSREDTQKNKGAILFNGLMNYGLYGNNNPLTNGLSNKELELIKSNELIDRIHDLTKTEHRILYYGPESLNKVVSTLNTEHKVPATLKPVPKQKEFYIKDVKQPKVYWTHYDMVQAEVIFLAKGEKYDPKRIAAATLFNEYFGGSMNAIVFQEMREAQGLAYSVFSQYGVASEKGKSDYTLAYIGTQSDKLTEAMAGMKGLLENPPKNEQSFEAAKKAILSKLESERITKSSILFNYESALKKGNDHDIRKDVYEALKPMTVDDVMKFHSDFIKGKNYNVCVVGDKDKLDMKTLAKYGKVQELSLNDLFGFDNKPRIHKDQ from the coding sequence ATGACGTACAAATCTATCATTTCATCTGTTCTTGTTACAGGTGCTATGCTACTAGGTGGGTGTAACACATCTCCGTCTAGCAACTCGGAATTCCCTTACGAATTCGTAAAAAACGACCCTCTAAAAACTAGAATCTACACACTAGACAATGGTTTAAAGGTTTACCTTTCTGAATACAAAGATGCTCCGCGTATTCAAACATATATTGCGGTAAAAGCTGGAGGTAAAAATGATCCTGCAACATCTACTGGGTTAGCCCATTATTTGGAACACATTATGTTTAAAGGCACCTCTCACTTTGGAACATTAGATTGGAACAAAGAAAAAGTGTATTTAGACAGTATTGAACATATGTTCAATCACTACAAAACGCTTACAAACGATGATGAGCGTACTGAGTATTACAAAAAAATTGATCAAGTATCTAACGATGCATCTAAATTAGCTATTGCCAATGAGTACGATAGAATGATTGGGATGATTGGTGCTTCGGGAACAAATGCATATACTACTGAAGATAGAACAGTATATGTAAATAACATTCCTGCTAATGAACTAAACCGTTGGTTAGAAATTGAATCAGATCGTTTTAAAGAAATTGTCCCTCGTTTATTTCATACAGAATTAGAGGCGGTTTACGAAGAAAAAAATAGATCTTTAGATTCAGATCAGAGCAAAGTATTTGATACTATGTTCTCTGCAATGTTCCCTAACCATCCTTATGGAACTCAAACTGTAATTGGTACAATCGATGATTTAAAGAATCCATCTATTACAGAAATCAAGAAGTATTTTAACCAATTCTATAGACCAAATAACGTTGCTATCTGTTTAAGTGGAGATTTAGATCCAGACAAAACTATTGCAATGATTAATAAGTATTTTGGTAGTTGGAAACCTGGCAAAATTCCAGAATTCAAATACACAGAAGAAGCTCCTATTACTAAGCCAATCGTTAAAGAGGTATTTGGACCGCAAACGGCAATGGTTTTTATGGGATATAGAATGCCAGGTTTAAAAACTGATTCAAGAGATTTACTCAAGGAGCAACTTTGTGATATGATCTTAGCAAACAGTAGTGCAGGTTTAATTGACCTTGATTTAAATCAGCAACAAAAAGTACTAAACGCTAGTAGTTTTGTTTATCCTTTTAATGATTATACAATTCATACGCTATATGCCATTCCAAGAAACGGCCAAACTTTAGAAGAAGCACAAGGTTTACTTTTGGAAGAAATTGAAAAATTGAAAAAAGGTGATTTTGAAGACTGGTTAATTGAAGCTATTGTAAATGATTTCAAGAAATCTGAAATCAAAAAATTAGAAAGTAACGATGCTAGAGCAGATCAGTTTGTACAAGCATTCTCTAGAGATATTAAGTGGGAAAATTACATTGATAATATTGATGTAATGCAATCTATCACTAAAGAAGAAATTGTTGCTTTTGCCAACGATAGATACAAAGAGAACTATGTTGTAGTTTACAAGCGTAACGGAGAAGACCCTAATAAATTAAAAGTAGATAAACCTTCGATTACTAAAGTAGAATTAAACAGAGGGAAAGAATCTGAGTTCTTTAAGAAAATTGCAGCAGAAAAGGTTAATCCATTAACGCCACTATTCTTAGATTATAACAAGGATATTGAAGAGTCTAAAATGAACAGTAATATTACTGTACGTTACAAAAAGAATGTAGAAAATGATTTGTTTGAGTTATACTATATCATAAATATTGGTAAAGACACTGACCCTACATTAAGCTCTGCTATTCAATACTTAGAATATCTTGGTACTGATAAAATGACTTCTGCAGAAATTAAGCAAGAGTTCTATAAACTTGGTGCTGGTTTTAGTGTAAACACTTCAAGTGATCAAGTATATGTTTCTTTAAATGGTCTTACAGAGAACATGGTTCCTGCTATGAAACTATTTGAAGATTTATTGAACAATGCTCAAGCTGATGAAGGAGTTCTTCAGAATATGGTAGCAATAGAAGAGAAATCTAGAGAAGATACTCAAAAGAATAAAGGAGCCATCTTATTCAACGGTTTAATGAACTATGGTTTATATGGAAATAACAATCCACTAACAAATGGTTTATCAAACAAAGAATTAGAACTTATTAAATCTAATGAGCTAATTGATAGAATTCATGATTTAACGAAAACTGAACACCGCATTTTATATTACGGTCCTGAATCTTTAAATAAGGTTGTAAGTACGTTAAATACTGAGCATAAAGTTCCTGCTACTTTAAAGCCTGTACCAAAACAAAAAGAATTCTATATTAAAGATGTGAAACAACCAAAAGTATATTGGACACATTATGATATGGTACAAGCAGAGGTTATTTTCCTTGCTAAAGGAGAAAAGTACGACCCAAAAAGAATTGCTGCAGCTACTCTATTTAATGAGTACTTTGGTGGTAGCATGAATGCTATTGTGTTCCAAGAAATGAGAGAAGCACAAGGTTTAGCGTATTCTGTATTTAGTCAGTATGGAGTTGCTTCTGAAAAAGGAAAATCTGATTATACACTAGCTTACATTGGTACTCAATCAGATAAGTTGACAGAGGCTATGGCAGGAATGAAAGGTCTTTTAGAAAATCCTCCTAAAAATGAACAATCGTTTGAGGCTGCTAAGAAAGCTATCTTAAGTAAATTGGAAAGTGAGCGTATTACAAAAAGTTCTATTTTATTTAATTATGAATCTGCTCTTAAAAAAGGAAATGATCACGACATCCGTAAAGATGTTTATGAAGCTTTAAAACCAATGACTGTTGATGATGTTATGAAATTCCATTCAGATTTCATCAAAGGTAAAAACTACAATGTTTGTGTAGTTGGTGATAAAGATAAATTAGATATGAAAACACTTGCTAAATACGGTAAAGTACAAGAATTATCATTGAACGATTTATTTGGCTTCGACAACAAACCAAGAATACATAAAGACCAATAA
- a CDS encoding chromate transporter, producing the protein MIYFELFYSFFKIGLFTFGGGYAMVPLLEKELIDNKKWLTADELLEIMSIAQMTPGTIAINAATFVGYREKGFLGGLMTTAGVIAPSYLVITIIYHLFSHSFEHPIAQKAFMGARACIVALIGHSVWKMFKGSVTDKYGLGIFLIACILLFAFHLHPILLIIVGALMGLGLYVFFPKHIKDLLK; encoded by the coding sequence ATGATCTACTTCGAATTATTTTACAGCTTTTTTAAAATAGGACTTTTTACCTTTGGAGGAGGCTATGCAATGGTTCCACTTTTAGAAAAAGAACTCATTGATAATAAGAAATGGCTAACAGCAGATGAGCTACTCGAAATTATGTCGATTGCTCAGATGACTCCTGGTACAATTGCTATAAATGCAGCTACTTTTGTTGGCTATAGAGAAAAGGGTTTTCTTGGTGGTTTAATGACAACTGCTGGTGTTATTGCACCTTCATATCTTGTAATTACTATAATTTATCACCTATTTTCTCATAGTTTTGAACACCCGATTGCACAAAAAGCATTTATGGGAGCTAGAGCTTGTATTGTAGCTTTAATTGGGCATTCTGTATGGAAAATGTTTAAAGGTAGTGTAACTGATAAATACGGTTTAGGAATATTCTTAATTGCTTGTATTCTACTTTTTGCTTTTCATTTACACCCCATTTTATTGATAATTGTTGGTGCATTAATGGGGTTAGGCCTCTACGTATTTTTTCCTAAACATATAAAAGATTTATTAAAGTAA
- a CDS encoding glutaminase — MNSNRDYQKVLKNIYNQLLFEEDFGTVASYIPELAKVSPKKLGVYLQTNDGEGYAYGDANEKFSIQSISKVFSLSIALSILGPSLWKRVGVEPSGTAFNSIVQLEYEKGVPRNPFINPGAIVIADILVTYLNNPKQDFLNYVRTLSGEETIDYDLKVANSEKKTGYLNAAHINMLKSFGNIQNDVEEVLDFYYHQCSLSLTCKELAQAFNAFANQDKPFLYNGITLSKSQVKRMNAIMLSCGFYDESGEFAFRVGLSGKSGVGGGIAAILPRGLSIAVWSPRLNKKGNSYMGMRFLEEFTTETDLSIF; from the coding sequence ATGAACTCCAATAGAGATTATCAAAAGGTATTAAAGAATATATACAATCAATTGTTGTTCGAAGAGGACTTTGGAACAGTAGCTAGTTATATTCCAGAATTAGCCAAAGTATCACCAAAAAAATTAGGCGTTTATTTACAAACAAATGATGGAGAAGGTTATGCCTATGGAGATGCTAATGAGAAGTTTTCAATTCAGAGTATCTCAAAAGTATTTTCTCTTTCAATTGCTTTGTCTATACTAGGGCCTTCTTTATGGAAGAGAGTTGGAGTAGAGCCATCAGGTACGGCATTTAATTCTATAGTTCAGTTAGAATATGAAAAAGGGGTTCCGAGAAATCCATTTATAAATCCCGGTGCAATTGTAATTGCTGATATTCTTGTAACTTATTTAAACAACCCAAAACAAGATTTTTTAAATTATGTGAGAACTTTATCAGGAGAAGAAACTATTGATTATGATTTAAAAGTTGCCAATTCTGAAAAGAAAACGGGTTACCTAAATGCGGCTCATATTAATATGTTAAAGTCATTTGGTAATATTCAGAACGATGTTGAAGAAGTACTTGATTTTTATTATCACCAATGTTCCTTGTCTCTTACTTGTAAGGAATTAGCCCAAGCTTTTAATGCTTTTGCTAATCAAGATAAACCATTTTTGTATAACGGAATTACACTATCAAAAAGTCAGGTGAAACGTATGAATGCAATAATGCTTTCTTGTGGTTTTTATGATGAATCTGGAGAGTTTGCATTTAGAGTAGGCTTATCTGGTAAATCTGGTGTTGGTGGTGGAATAGCTGCTATTTTACCAAGAGGTTTGAGTATAGCTGTTTGGAGTCCACGTCTCAATAAAAAAGGAAATTCTTATATGGGGATGAGGTTCTTAGAAGAATTTACAACTGAAACAGATTTATCAATATTTTAA
- a CDS encoding PepSY domain-containing protein, with protein sequence MNLYKLHRKLSLIALFPLLAWTLSGVMHPLMSNLKPKVNQRLIANQNIKNTDETILSVAEIMALNNWTTIQSYRFINYDSSLYYQFKIAEKNCYINAITGKILRDGDIQYATYLAGLYSNEVASKIEGITIQENFSNEYVKIARILPVYKIQYKRMDGLRVFIDVNSDRMTYATNSIRSFFQAFFLWAHSWTFLGFNQTFRLMILGFFVLITFLAGVTGILVYTKFRKTYQHQNIERIPWQRRMHRILGIGLSFTLLLFATSAFMHMLPKYTALDKASFVSRTSFSIDEMTFNTHFIEENWVNHQPVKIEGKVYCQFHFKQGRGIIKKYFDVFSGKELIDGDSIYAVNLAKQYSGLLTVKSISEIKKFENEYGFINKLLPVQKVQFSGVGNPRWYIDTSSSFVGAIIEDKSALSGFIFAYFHKYHVLDFLGKGLRDTILILFALGNFIVSLLGFWMYINTKKVVKKQKQKRQELVY encoded by the coding sequence ATGAACTTATATAAATTACATCGGAAATTGAGCTTAATTGCTCTTTTTCCGCTTTTAGCATGGACTTTAAGTGGTGTAATGCATCCTTTAATGTCAAACTTAAAACCTAAAGTAAACCAACGTTTAATTGCAAATCAGAATATAAAAAACACAGATGAAACCATATTGTCTGTAGCTGAAATAATGGCACTAAATAATTGGACTACAATACAATCATATCGTTTTATTAATTATGATTCATCGCTTTATTATCAGTTTAAAATAGCAGAAAAGAACTGTTATATAAATGCTATTACTGGAAAAATACTAAGAGATGGGGATATACAATATGCTACTTATTTGGCTGGTTTATATTCTAATGAGGTAGCAAGTAAAATAGAAGGAATTACTATTCAAGAAAACTTTTCTAATGAGTATGTGAAGATTGCAAGAATACTACCTGTTTATAAAATTCAGTATAAAAGAATGGATGGTTTACGGGTATTTATTGATGTGAATTCTGATAGAATGACATATGCCACTAACTCTATCAGGAGCTTCTTCCAAGCTTTTTTTCTTTGGGCACATAGTTGGACATTCTTAGGTTTTAATCAAACATTTCGATTGATGATTTTAGGCTTTTTTGTACTCATTACTTTTTTGGCTGGAGTAACTGGAATTTTAGTATACACGAAGTTTCGAAAAACATATCAACATCAAAATATAGAAAGAATACCTTGGCAAAGACGAATGCATAGAATACTAGGTATCGGTTTATCATTTACATTATTACTTTTTGCTACAAGTGCTTTTATGCATATGTTACCAAAATATACAGCATTAGATAAAGCTAGTTTTGTATCAAGAACATCTTTTTCTATTGATGAAATGACATTTAATACGCATTTTATTGAAGAAAATTGGGTAAACCACCAACCGGTAAAAATTGAAGGTAAAGTCTATTGTCAATTTCATTTTAAACAAGGTAGAGGTATAATAAAGAAGTATTTTGATGTTTTTTCAGGTAAAGAGTTAATTGATGGTGATAGTATCTATGCAGTTAATTTAGCAAAACAATATAGTGGATTATTGACGGTGAAAAGTATTTCAGAAATCAAGAAATTTGAAAATGAATATGGTTTTATCAATAAGCTATTGCCTGTACAAAAAGTTCAATTTTCTGGTGTAGGAAATCCACGGTGGTACATAGATACGAGCAGTAGTTTTGTTGGTGCAATAATAGAAGATAAGTCTGCTTTGTCAGGTTTTATATTCGCTTATTTTCATAAATATCATGTTCTAGATTTTTTAGGAAAAGGGTTAAGAGATACAATATTGATATTATTTGCTCTAGGTAATTTTATAGTAAGCCTATTAGGTTTTTGGATGTATATTAACACCAAAAAAGTAGTGAAAAAGCAGAAACAAAAGAGGCAAGAATTAGTGTATTGA